In methanogenic archaeon ISO4-H5, the following are encoded in one genomic region:
- a CDS encoding RNA-binding protein yields MADIRIRKRKRLRNKETKALSEELESVLGVPVFSDSEPVDRAESTDMDLIIVSNDILGFIIDEKPFLTVRGVLKYKPVKRFVTVDMGAVPFLTNGADCMGPGIVDADESIQEGDFVWIRDIKNQVPLAVGQALRSGADLKAKKPGKAIKSINNVGDKLWKAGE; encoded by the coding sequence ATGGCAGACATCAGAATACGCAAGAGGAAGAGGCTCAGAAACAAGGAGACCAAGGCGCTCTCCGAGGAACTGGAATCCGTTCTCGGCGTGCCGGTATTCTCAGACAGCGAACCTGTCGACCGTGCCGAGAGCACCGATATGGACCTTATCATCGTGTCCAACGACATCCTCGGTTTCATTATCGACGAGAAGCCGTTCCTGACTGTCAGGGGAGTTCTGAAGTACAAGCCTGTGAAACGTTTCGTGACCGTTGATATGGGTGCCGTACCGTTCCTCACTAACGGAGCCGACTGCATGGGTCCTGGCATCGTTGATGCTGATGAATCCATCCAGGAAGGGGACTTCGTATGGATCAGGGACATCAAGAACCAGGTGCCCCTGGCCGTCGGACAGGCCCTCCGCTCGGGAGCGGACCTCAAGGCGAAGAAGCCCGGCAAGGCAATCAAGAGCATCAACAACGTTGGCGACAAGCTTTGGAAAGCCGGCGAGTGA
- a CDS encoding NADPH-dependent FMN reductase, producing MRALILNGSARPIGSTGNIVGDIIEELEKGGVETLHVPLYEYHFTPCNACRTCEMRGDGMCADVTDGTNEILDVMRQADLIILAAPGYAGGAPGVMKLFLEKAAFVLSKGDRGLHGKYGAVISVAEHDGADATYNELVYWMLHSEMLVIGSCPLTSFKTGFDDYRKDVFGMKGLKNLISHILEIADKE from the coding sequence ATGAGAGCCCTCATCCTCAACGGCAGTGCCCGCCCCATCGGCAGCACCGGCAACATCGTGGGAGATATCATCGAAGAATTGGAGAAAGGCGGGGTCGAGACCCTGCACGTTCCTCTCTATGAGTATCATTTCACCCCGTGCAATGCCTGCCGTACCTGCGAGATGAGAGGTGACGGCATGTGTGCCGACGTCACCGACGGGACCAACGAGATCCTCGACGTGATGAGGCAGGCCGACCTCATAATCCTGGCCGCGCCGGGTTATGCGGGCGGAGCACCCGGAGTCATGAAGCTGTTCCTGGAGAAGGCTGCCTTCGTCCTGTCCAAAGGCGACAGGGGACTCCATGGCAAGTACGGTGCGGTCATCTCCGTGGCGGAGCATGACGGTGCCGATGCCACATACAACGAACTCGTCTACTGGATGCTGCACAGCGAGATGCTCGTGATCGGCAGCTGTCCTCTCACTTCCTTCAAGACCGGTTTCGACGACTACCGCAAGGATGTCTTCGGAATGAAGGGTCTCAAGAACCTGATCTCCCATATCCTGGAGATCGCAGACAAGGAATGA
- a CDS encoding cell division ATPase MinD: protein MSKPMFTGEEIEEETRRLRTLENIKHVIIVISGKGGVGKSTVSANIAETLSMQGYQTGIMDVDITGPNIPKMFHVEDEKLSVDDNRLLVPVDVPPSLKLVSMAFLLPSKDSALTWRGPVRSSAVQQFIEDVNWGPLDYLIIDMPPGTGDEALSIIQLIPKADGTVIVTTPQEVSLLDARKTVTFSSIANIPIIGIVENMSGFVCPHCGEVTNIFKSGGGEDAANQLGIQFLGRIPLEAGVVNSGDKGMPVVIAEPDSASAKAFKSVVAKIVDTIENHPEVLKAQKKDMSQ from the coding sequence ATGAGCAAACCAATGTTCACCGGAGAAGAGATCGAGGAGGAGACCAGGCGTCTCAGGACCCTCGAGAACATCAAACACGTCATCATTGTCATTTCCGGAAAGGGAGGAGTCGGAAAGAGTACCGTCTCCGCCAACATCGCAGAGACCCTTTCCATGCAGGGATACCAGACCGGTATCATGGATGTGGACATCACCGGACCCAACATCCCCAAGATGTTCCATGTGGAGGACGAGAAGCTCAGCGTGGACGACAACCGTCTCCTCGTGCCCGTGGACGTCCCTCCGTCCCTCAAACTGGTCTCCATGGCCTTCCTCCTGCCCAGCAAGGACTCCGCCCTCACCTGGAGGGGTCCCGTAAGGTCCAGCGCAGTACAGCAGTTCATCGAGGACGTCAACTGGGGTCCCCTGGACTACCTCATCATCGACATGCCCCCGGGAACCGGAGACGAGGCACTGTCCATCATCCAGCTCATCCCCAAGGCGGACGGTACCGTCATCGTCACCACGCCCCAGGAGGTCTCCCTCCTCGACGCCAGGAAGACCGTCACCTTCTCCAGCATCGCCAACATCCCCATCATCGGTATCGTGGAGAACATGAGCGGATTCGTCTGCCCCCACTGCGGAGAGGTTACCAACATCTTCAAATCCGGCGGAGGAGAGGACGCCGCCAACCAGCTCGGAATCCAGTTCCTCGGACGCATCCCTCTCGAGGCAGGCGTCGTGAACTCCGGTGACAAGGGAATGCCCGTCGTCATCGCCGAGCCCGACAGCGCATCCGCCAAGGCCTTCAAGTCGGTGGTAGCAAAGATCGTCGACACGATCGAGAACCACCCTGAGGTCCTCAAGGCCCAGAAGAAGGATATGTCCCAATGA
- a CDS encoding dinitrogenase iron-molybdenum cofactor biosynthesis protein, which yields MKVGVIAEGDNLGALVGEDFGHSPYFLMVDLDTYDYTVVQNEFSEKEMAGYKVAEAIASLKVDAVICGGIGMHGLEILQKAGIRVWYDADGTVEENLDDLKRRIDLEKKFEGKQ from the coding sequence ATGAAAGTGGGAGTCATCGCCGAGGGGGACAACCTCGGTGCACTCGTCGGGGAGGACTTCGGTCACTCCCCCTACTTCCTCATGGTCGATCTGGACACCTACGATTACACCGTGGTCCAAAACGAATTCTCCGAGAAAGAGATGGCCGGCTACAAAGTGGCCGAGGCCATCGCCTCCCTCAAAGTGGACGCAGTGATCTGCGGAGGTATCGGAATGCACGGTCTCGAGATCCTGCAGAAGGCCGGGATCCGTGTGTGGTACGATGCCGACGGCACCGTCGAGGAGAACCTCGACGACCTGAAAAGAAGAATCGATCTAGAAAAGAAATTCGAAGGGAAGCAGTGA
- a CDS encoding 7-cyano-7-deazaguanosine biosynthesis protein QueE, which yields MRIVETFLSIQGEGLMIGRLTFFIRAAGCNLRCAWCDTKFSLDHKAGTDMTVDQLIEAVGSTENVCFTGGEPLEQPDAAELLQRLVDAGKTVVLETNGSKDLSDVPASERIIISMDIKCPSSGMQDRMCMSNLGILSKKDQLKFVISDRTDLIYAERFLEEHPVDTNVIFSPVGGMDLGFLAEEVVSKKLDVRVLPQLHKIIWGDKQGV from the coding sequence GTGAGGATAGTGGAGACCTTCCTGTCTATCCAGGGCGAAGGCCTGATGATCGGCCGCCTCACATTCTTCATAAGGGCGGCAGGATGCAATCTCAGGTGCGCATGGTGCGATACGAAGTTCTCCCTCGATCACAAAGCAGGCACTGACATGACCGTGGACCAGCTGATTGAAGCGGTCGGATCCACCGAGAACGTATGTTTCACGGGCGGGGAGCCTTTGGAGCAGCCCGATGCGGCGGAGCTCCTTCAGCGTCTCGTCGACGCAGGGAAGACAGTGGTCCTGGAGACTAACGGTTCTAAGGATCTTTCCGATGTGCCAGCATCCGAAAGGATCATCATCAGTATGGACATCAAGTGTCCCTCTTCGGGGATGCAGGACCGCATGTGCATGTCCAATCTCGGAATCCTTTCCAAGAAGGATCAGCTCAAGTTCGTGATCTCCGACAGGACCGATCTCATCTATGCCGAGAGGTTCCTAGAGGAACATCCTGTTGACACCAACGTCATATTCAGTCCGGTGGGCGGAATGGACCTCGGTTTCCTGGCGGAAGAGGTCGTTTCCAAAAAGTTGGATGTAAGGGTGCTTCCCCAGCTCCATAAGATTATCTGGGGAGATAAGCAGGGAGTGTGA
- a CDS encoding queuosine biosynthesis protein QueC has product MTQKAVVLLSGGLDSTTTLAQAIEDGCEVTALSFRYGQRHTRELTSAENVCKHYNVNHVVIDLNLSSFRSALTRKDIDVPMDREGNLAENIPITYVPARNIVFLSIAAGLCESIDADRIYIGANVVDYSGYPDCRPEFFEAYEQMLAKGTKTGVEGHPIKIMLPILHSSKADIVRTGKRLGAPLELTWSCYNGGDKACGHCDSCRLRLEGFRQAGYRDEIPYEDGVQQ; this is encoded by the coding sequence ATGACCCAGAAGGCTGTCGTACTCCTTTCCGGAGGACTCGATTCGACCACTACCCTGGCCCAGGCCATCGAGGACGGATGCGAGGTCACCGCGCTCAGTTTCAGATACGGTCAGAGGCACACCAGGGAGCTGACCTCTGCCGAGAATGTCTGCAAGCACTACAATGTGAACCACGTCGTCATCGACCTCAACCTCTCCTCGTTCCGTTCGGCCCTCACCCGCAAGGACATAGACGTCCCCATGGACCGCGAGGGGAACCTGGCGGAGAACATCCCCATAACCTACGTTCCTGCCAGGAACATCGTGTTCCTGAGCATCGCCGCCGGACTTTGTGAATCCATCGATGCCGACAGGATCTACATCGGAGCCAACGTGGTCGACTACTCCGGATATCCCGACTGCAGGCCCGAGTTCTTCGAAGCCTACGAGCAGATGCTAGCCAAAGGCACCAAGACCGGTGTCGAGGGTCACCCTATCAAGATCATGCTGCCCATTCTCCACAGTTCCAAGGCGGACATAGTCCGTACCGGGAAGAGGCTCGGGGCACCGCTGGAGCTCACCTGGTCCTGCTACAACGGCGGGGACAAGGCATGCGGCCACTGTGACTCCTGCCGTCTGAGACTGGAGGGATTCAGGCAGGCCGGATACAGGGACGAGATCCCCTACGAGGACGGTGTCCAGCAGTGA
- a CDS encoding 6-pyruvoyl tetrahydropterin synthase QueD, with translation MSILEIDGEHAGIKYSACHFIPNHEKCSRLHGHSYVMRLRLEGDINEENGMIMDFVILKKMLKQMMNEMDHMVLLPTKSDIVHLEEKDGLIHVECNGKRYMFPRMDVVLLDVPTTTAEEMTKMMTERMVREVDFPKNVRSVSVGLDEERGQTAWYTVELK, from the coding sequence ATGAGCATCCTCGAGATTGACGGCGAACATGCGGGAATCAAGTACTCCGCCTGCCACTTCATCCCGAATCACGAGAAGTGCTCCAGGCTCCACGGCCACAGCTATGTCATGCGTCTCCGTCTCGAAGGGGACATCAACGAGGAGAACGGCATGATCATGGATTTCGTCATCCTCAAGAAGATGCTGAAGCAGATGATGAACGAGATGGACCATATGGTCCTCCTGCCCACCAAGTCGGACATCGTCCACCTGGAGGAGAAGGACGGGCTCATCCACGTGGAATGCAACGGAAAGAGGTACATGTTCCCCCGTATGGACGTGGTCCTTCTCGACGTCCCCACCACCACTGCGGAGGAGATGACCAAGATGATGACCGAGCGCATGGTCCGCGAGGTCGACTTCCCCAAGAACGTGAGATCCGTCTCAGTAGGTCTCGACGAGGAACGCGGTCAGACCGCCTGGTACACGGTGGAACTGAAATGA
- a CDS encoding methanogeneis marker protein 4 has protein sequence MLKSDILLDDDLPNVKVGIGCAPDSKFVEVSVRALNNPNVIIYRDPQKLADDLASGAIDAAVRGDMSSSKLLPLVKKALGLEMLQRVVIMGYRDRAVFIAPVGIDEGWTVEDRVSMAERSEALMQKLGCGDVHIAVMSGGRDEDIGRIDVVDESITDAVEIVKQLKRKGYNAYDAEILIEDAMEDADLIIAPNGITGNLIFRVMHFLGNAPAFGAPLINSDKVFVDTSRVKTDFTDSIVLAMKLAGMKQ, from the coding sequence ATGCTCAAGTCCGATATTCTTTTGGACGATGACCTTCCGAACGTCAAGGTCGGAATCGGATGCGCCCCCGATTCGAAGTTCGTAGAGGTCAGTGTGCGCGCACTCAACAATCCCAATGTCATCATCTACAGGGATCCCCAGAAGCTCGCTGACGATCTGGCCAGCGGTGCCATCGATGCGGCGGTCCGCGGAGATATGTCATCTTCCAAACTGCTCCCCCTCGTCAAGAAGGCCCTGGGTCTCGAGATGCTTCAGAGGGTAGTCATCATGGGCTACAGGGACAGGGCAGTGTTCATCGCACCCGTCGGAATCGACGAGGGATGGACCGTCGAGGACCGTGTCTCCATGGCCGAACGTTCTGAGGCCCTCATGCAGAAGCTCGGATGCGGCGACGTCCATATCGCCGTGATGTCCGGCGGAAGGGACGAGGACATCGGAAGGATCGATGTTGTCGACGAGAGCATCACCGATGCCGTCGAGATCGTCAAACAGCTCAAGAGGAAGGGATACAACGCATACGATGCGGAGATCCTCATCGAGGATGCAATGGAGGATGCCGATCTCATCATCGCACCCAACGGCATCACCGGCAACCTGATCTTCAGGGTCATGCACTTCCTCGGCAACGCACCCGCATTCGGAGCGCCCCTCATCAACAGCGACAAGGTCTTCGTGGACACCTCCCGTGTCAAGACCGATTTCACCGATTCGATCGTTCTCGCGATGAAGCTGGCGGGGATGAAGCAATGA
- a CDS encoding transmembrane protein, which translates to MERKQAILLVALGCSLFGFLGVCTRHFFALGLNSFDLSFIRQSLTSAALFVIIVLTNRKILSVDRKDILFLIAFGAAKLLSDIACSKDRKTRCWHCQLYCR; encoded by the coding sequence ATGGAACGCAAACAGGCTATCTTATTAGTTGCATTGGGCTGCAGCCTTTTCGGATTCCTCGGAGTCTGCACCCGCCACTTCTTCGCCCTCGGTCTTAACTCATTCGATCTCTCGTTCATCAGGCAGTCGCTCACCTCCGCGGCCCTGTTCGTCATCATTGTCCTGACCAACAGGAAGATCCTGTCGGTAGACAGGAAGGACATCCTGTTCCTGATCGCATTCGGTGCGGCCAAACTGCTCTCTGACATCGCCTGTTCAAAGGACAGGAAAACACGATGCTGGCACTGTCAGCTTTACTGCAGATGA
- a CDS encoding transmembrane protein → MLALSALLQMTFPYYTLILSVVILNIRIKKGAEKYMKEHGIKNPRQIESKT, encoded by the coding sequence ATGCTGGCACTGTCAGCTTTACTGCAGATGACCTTCCCCTATTACACCCTTATTCTGTCGGTGGTCATCCTGAATATCAGGATAAAGAAGGGTGCGGAGAAGTACATGAAAGAGCACGGCATCAAAAATCCGCGTCAGATCGAATCGAAGACGTAA
- a CDS encoding diphthine synthase DphB, with amino-acid sequence MLFNLQIDTIESWIRDRGFTSVALQLPEGLKLRAIELSEQIFKDTGAKVVILGYPCYGACDLFTGYKSYAHGLVHFGHSPIPNLPQDDDVLYIEARAEVEIDAPLTAYTDKLPGSVGLLASVQYVHLLPRAKEIIESTGRKALIGKGDGRIFYPGQVLGCNCSSAIAVQDEVDCYLFLGEGDFHPLAATFGVKKHVIILNPVTGEIRDLDDKRDRILRRRFAAICAADKAERFLVIVCGKIGQCRMAAADDIEEKLRAAGKEVYRLVTDEVSPAALIHYRVDAYVNTACPRIAMDDSVRYDHPMLTIPETEIVLGLRTWDDYVFDSI; translated from the coding sequence ATGCTGTTCAATCTACAGATTGATACTATCGAAAGCTGGATCCGCGACAGGGGGTTCACCTCTGTCGCCCTCCAGCTTCCTGAAGGGCTCAAGCTCCGGGCCATAGAACTTTCTGAACAAATTTTCAAAGATACGGGAGCCAAGGTCGTAATTCTGGGATATCCGTGCTACGGTGCCTGCGACCTTTTCACCGGTTACAAATCATACGCACATGGTCTGGTCCATTTCGGCCATTCCCCCATACCCAATCTCCCCCAGGACGATGACGTGCTCTACATCGAGGCACGCGCCGAGGTGGAGATCGACGCACCCCTTACCGCATATACCGACAAACTCCCGGGGTCGGTGGGGCTTCTCGCTTCGGTACAGTACGTGCACCTTCTGCCCAGGGCCAAGGAGATAATCGAATCCACAGGCAGGAAGGCACTCATCGGCAAGGGCGACGGGCGTATATTCTATCCGGGACAGGTACTCGGATGCAACTGTTCGTCCGCCATCGCTGTCCAGGACGAGGTGGACTGCTACCTGTTCCTGGGCGAGGGCGATTTCCATCCGCTCGCAGCCACCTTCGGAGTGAAGAAACATGTCATCATCCTCAATCCCGTCACGGGAGAGATCCGTGACCTCGATGATAAGCGCGACCGCATCCTGAGGAGGCGTTTCGCCGCCATCTGCGCTGCCGACAAGGCAGAGAGGTTCCTCGTGATCGTGTGCGGGAAAATCGGTCAGTGCCGTATGGCTGCGGCCGATGATATCGAGGAGAAACTGAGGGCCGCAGGCAAGGAGGTCTACCGTCTGGTGACGGACGAGGTCTCTCCGGCCGCATTGATACATTACAGGGTCGACGCATACGTGAACACGGCATGTCCCAGGATAGCCATGGACGACTCTGTGAGATACGATCATCCTATGCTCACGATCCCGGAGACCGAGATAGTCTTAGGCCTCCGCACATGGGATGATTACGTCTTCGATTCGATCTGA
- a CDS encoding ribosomal protein L10e Rpl10e: protein MAYTRREYMGGVPAVRISQFEMGNVRKEAEFPVVFTLKVKNRVQVRHTAIEAGRIAANRVLSKLPLESYHFKVRAYPHVVLRENKLATGAGADRVSSGMRRAFGKTVGTAARLECNQAIYTVYTNPNNAAAVKDALWRASMKLPSPCYVDVEKGLELVH from the coding sequence ATGGCCTACACTCGCCGCGAGTACATGGGCGGAGTTCCCGCTGTTAGGATCAGTCAGTTTGAAATGGGAAACGTCAGGAAGGAAGCAGAGTTCCCCGTCGTTTTCACCCTCAAAGTAAAGAACCGCGTTCAGGTCAGGCACACTGCCATCGAGGCAGGACGTATCGCCGCCAACAGGGTGCTTTCCAAGCTCCCCCTCGAGAGCTACCACTTCAAGGTCAGGGCATACCCCCACGTCGTTCTCAGGGAGAACAAGCTCGCAACCGGAGCAGGAGCGGACCGTGTTTCCAGCGGAATGCGCCGTGCATTCGGAAAGACCGTCGGAACTGCTGCAAGGCTTGAGTGCAACCAGGCAATCTACACTGTCTACACCAACCCCAACAACGCTGCCGCAGTCAAGGACGCTCTCTGGAGAGCATCCATGAAGCTCCCCTCCCCCTGCTACGTCGACGTAGAGAAGGGACTGGAACTCGTCCACTGA
- a CDS encoding haloacid dehalogenase-like hydrolase, producing the protein MGVRERKVFTVQTSGYEQATLTAEVVAFDVFDTLITRPFMRPTDLFFFMENEYQAEGFAKARVLAEKLARKEIRQEVNLDEIYSLMDGKYRSLEEKEIELETEFSVADPYAKALYESVLAQGKRVILVSDMYLPESVLRGMLDANNYWGYEKLYLSNAADCNKASGALYRYILGDLGISADRIVMIGDNRKADVDNAVKYGLRAVRWIPLKERYAVSHRKEMAFCRKDRSAGASMLVATDMLMGAVDAEKGYWYDIARRFGGPMAYSFGNYLIRNSSGFDRIIFFSRDGHIPMLAYQELGGDLPVSYVYCSRKLCTAMANLNLTDRDAPYTVLKYLYATGRLADENIASIDDFESARDYFEKNSEAVRKACDEALEGYRSYLENELSGARKVLAVDTTTMRYTSQSLVTGCTDAEITGAYYATTAGSTLKHIVYTDRTGQRLTWSYVNLAEFFFSSQESPLEDVRDGKPVFSSDVPPEEAMRQKVQPSMEEGQLDYIRFASSIFHGRRICYDPDTVDGWLKVLISYEKGNDTERLSGFKWGVDKGHLDYRPLLFRASQLPFALKQKIAGKLK; encoded by the coding sequence GTGGGCGTACGGGAACGAAAGGTGTTCACCGTGCAGACATCGGGATACGAGCAGGCAACCCTAACGGCTGAGGTCGTGGCTTTCGATGTATTCGACACCCTGATCACACGCCCGTTCATGAGGCCGACCGATCTGTTCTTTTTCATGGAGAACGAGTATCAGGCCGAAGGTTTCGCCAAAGCCCGTGTTCTGGCCGAGAAGCTGGCCCGCAAGGAGATCCGTCAGGAGGTCAATCTGGACGAGATATACTCCCTGATGGACGGGAAGTACCGCAGCCTGGAAGAGAAGGAGATTGAGCTGGAGACCGAATTCTCTGTGGCCGATCCTTACGCCAAGGCTCTCTACGAGTCAGTGCTGGCACAGGGGAAGAGGGTGATCCTCGTCTCGGACATGTATCTGCCCGAATCCGTCCTCAGAGGCATGCTCGATGCCAACAACTACTGGGGTTATGAGAAGCTCTATCTTTCCAATGCGGCAGACTGCAACAAGGCTTCCGGTGCCCTGTACAGATACATCCTCGGGGACTTAGGAATATCCGCAGACCGCATAGTGATGATCGGCGACAACAGGAAAGCGGATGTGGACAACGCCGTCAAATACGGACTCAGGGCGGTCAGATGGATCCCCCTGAAAGAGAGGTATGCCGTGTCCCACCGGAAGGAGATGGCCTTCTGCCGGAAGGACAGGAGTGCCGGGGCCTCGATGCTCGTAGCGACCGACATGCTCATGGGAGCCGTCGATGCGGAGAAAGGGTACTGGTACGATATAGCCAGAAGGTTCGGAGGGCCCATGGCATACTCTTTCGGAAATTACCTGATCCGCAATTCATCCGGGTTCGACAGGATAATCTTCTTCTCGCGCGACGGACACATCCCGATGCTTGCCTACCAGGAGCTCGGCGGGGATCTTCCGGTCAGTTATGTGTACTGTTCCCGCAAGCTGTGCACCGCGATGGCGAACCTGAACCTCACCGACAGGGATGCACCGTACACGGTCCTGAAGTACCTGTATGCCACCGGCAGACTGGCGGATGAAAACATCGCTTCTATCGATGATTTCGAAAGTGCCAGAGACTATTTCGAGAAGAACTCTGAGGCGGTCCGCAAGGCATGCGACGAAGCTCTCGAAGGCTACCGTTCCTACTTGGAGAACGAGCTTTCCGGTGCACGCAAGGTGCTCGCAGTGGATACCACCACCATGAGGTACACCTCGCAGTCCCTGGTGACCGGATGCACCGATGCCGAGATCACCGGCGCCTATTACGCGACCACCGCGGGAAGCACTCTGAAGCATATCGTCTACACTGACCGTACCGGACAGCGTCTCACATGGTCATACGTCAACCTGGCCGAATTCTTCTTTAGCAGTCAGGAATCCCCGCTGGAGGATGTCAGGGACGGGAAACCGGTATTCAGCAGCGACGTGCCTCCCGAGGAAGCCATGCGCCAGAAAGTACAGCCATCGATGGAAGAAGGCCAGCTCGATTACATCCGTTTCGCGTCCAGTATCTTCCACGGCAGGAGGATCTGCTACGATCCGGATACCGTGGACGGGTGGCTGAAGGTCCTGATTTCGTACGAGAAGGGGAACGACACCGAGAGGCTCTCGGGATTCAAATGGGGAGTCGACAAGGGACACCTGGATTACCGTCCCCTGCTGTTCAGGGCATCCCAGCTGCCTTTCGCTCTCAAACAGAAGATCGCCGGCAAGCTGAAGTGA
- a CDS encoding transposase translates to MQKTLSHHEKQRLKKIALTERKRALVLERFCFENGRSDKERSSLRDIGKKFGYSHTHIRSLRNRFLKAKHYHRFGVPYTKYTKIEGYTKMLAPKRPGPAKGQYTPKRDEIRDAVIETKQAYMKLGAAKIGKISGVNASHPTVHAVLREAGFENVTMRIGKVYKSFEMPHANDMWQIDYVELGTDRTTGRKVEFLSVIDDKSRRMLSHTVDVYATTDNVLRILEECIEEYGTPRAILSDHGTQWAANNGGDTRFDEWCESKGIRHVMGGVRKPTTQGKVERWHGSIRREANLPGEATLEEYDALMSQYIEFYNETRPHWALDLKTPSSVFCEDR, encoded by the coding sequence ATGCAAAAAACCCTAAGTCATCATGAGAAACAAAGGTTAAAAAAGATAGCCTTGACCGAGCGGAAAAGAGCCCTCGTTTTGGAGAGGTTCTGCTTTGAAAATGGGCGTTCCGATAAGGAACGCTCCTCGCTGAGGGATATCGGAAAGAAATTCGGATATTCCCACACGCACATCCGTTCCCTTCGCAACCGTTTCCTGAAGGCAAAGCATTACCACAGATTCGGAGTGCCCTACACCAAATACACCAAGATCGAGGGCTACACGAAAATGCTGGCCCCGAAACGCCCGGGGCCGGCAAAAGGACAGTACACTCCGAAACGCGATGAAATCAGGGACGCTGTGATCGAAACGAAGCAAGCCTACATGAAACTGGGTGCCGCCAAGATCGGCAAGATCTCGGGTGTCAATGCATCCCATCCCACAGTACATGCGGTGCTCCGGGAAGCGGGATTCGAGAATGTCACGATGCGCATCGGGAAGGTCTACAAATCCTTCGAGATGCCACATGCCAACGACATGTGGCAGATCGACTACGTGGAGCTGGGAACAGACAGAACTACAGGCAGAAAGGTAGAGTTCCTGTCGGTCATAGACGACAAGTCACGCAGGATGCTGTCTCATACCGTCGACGTGTATGCGACGACGGATAACGTTCTCAGGATACTGGAAGAATGCATAGAGGAATACGGTACACCCAGAGCCATACTTTCGGATCATGGTACCCAATGGGCTGCCAATAACGGAGGGGATACGAGATTCGACGAGTGGTGCGAATCCAAAGGTATCCGTCATGTTATGGGTGGCGTACGCAAACCGACGACCCAAGGCAAGGTGGAACGCTGGCACGGGTCGATTCGCCGCGAGGCGAATCTTCCCGGAGAAGCAACCCTGGAGGAATATGACGCACTCATGAGCCAGTATATCGAATTCTACAACGAAACACGCCCGCATTGGGCATTGGATCTGAAGACTCCTTCTTCCGTATTCTGTGAAGACAGATAG
- a CDS encoding ribonuclease P subunit RPR2 has protein sequence MAKRIPRKDVRKIGDERVSILTGLACEAVRDGRDDRARRYVELARAICGKAQTEMPRDFRYCKKCLLPMMPGINCRVRLTGGKITSGCACGEVRRMPYLKEQRK, from the coding sequence ATGGCTAAACGCATACCCCGCAAGGACGTCCGTAAGATCGGCGACGAGCGCGTGTCCATCCTGACCGGACTCGCCTGCGAGGCCGTCAGGGACGGCAGGGACGACCGCGCCAGACGCTACGTCGAACTGGCCCGTGCGATATGCGGGAAAGCCCAAACGGAGATGCCCCGTGATTTCAGGTACTGCAAGAAGTGCCTGCTCCCGATGATGCCCGGGATCAACTGCAGAGTCAGATTGACCGGCGGAAAGATTACATCGGGATGTGCCTGCGGCGAGGTCCGGCGCATGCCCTATCTCAAGGAGCAGAGAAAATGA
- a CDS encoding RNA-binding protein — MTASQAKKELMRRALEIDPTVHVGKDGVDENLNNEVVQQLKKRRLIKVKVLNNAETDTKTVAEEIAAATGSVIVDVRGGVIILTDKRTWDSQCQKKSDN; from the coding sequence ATGACCGCAAGCCAGGCGAAGAAGGAACTCATGAGGCGCGCACTCGAGATCGACCCCACTGTCCATGTGGGAAAGGACGGGGTCGACGAGAACCTCAACAACGAGGTCGTCCAGCAGCTGAAGAAGAGACGCCTCATCAAGGTGAAAGTACTGAACAACGCGGAGACAGACACGAAGACCGTGGCGGAAGAGATCGCCGCGGCCACCGGCTCCGTGATAGTCGATGTCCGCGGAGGAGTGATCATCCTCACGGACAAGAGGACCTGGGATTCCCAGTGTCAGAAGAAATCCGATAACTAA